CTTCCGCCATGGCTTGGGGTAAGGCCTTCCTGGCCCGCTCAAACTCCGGCCGCCGCACCACCCGGGTCCCGATGGACTCCCCCTCGAGGCGCCGCATGAGGAAGGCCTCCCGGCCCTCCAGGTCGGGGAAATAGGCCAAGGGTTCCGGGACCCGTACCCCGTGGGCCTGGGCCAGTTGCAGGATGCGGAACTCCGTGGCCAGGCTGAGGGTGTCCCGGTAGATAACCCCACCCCCGGCCCGGCGCAGGAAGAGCGGGTGGAGCGTTTCCCCCAGGCGGTAGTCCACGGCCCAGGCCTCCTTGGAGGCCCCTCCGGGGAGGCGTTGCAGCCGGATTACCTCTCCCGGGCCTAGAACTTCTTCTAAGGCGCTTCCCAGCGCTTCCCTCATGGCCTAAGCCCTTTGTAAAGCGCCCGTTTACCCACGGAGGCGCGGTGGACCTCGCTGGGCCCGTCGTAAATGCGGAAGGGGCGCACCTCCCGGTAAAAGATGGAGAGGGGGATGTCCTCGCTGATGCCCAAGGCCCCGGTGATCTGTACCGCACGGTCCACGGCCCGGCTCACCGCCTCGGAGACGAAGACCTTGGCCATGGAGGCCTCGTGGCGGATCCGCTCCCCCCGGTCCAGCTTCCAGGCGGCGTGCCAGACCATGAGCCGGGCGGCGTGGAGCTCAATGTGGCTGTCGGCGATCATGAACTGTACGGCCTGGTGCTCCGCCAGCTTCCTGCCGAAGGAGTCCCGTTGAAGGGCATAGGCCTGGGCTAGCTCCGTGGCCCGCACCCCCACGCCCAGCCAGCGCATGCAATGGGTCAGCCGCGCGGGGTCTAAGCGGAGCTCGGCGTATTCAAACCCCTTGCCCACCTCGCCCAAGACGGCATCCTCCCCCACCTCGCATCCTTCCAGGACCAGCTCCCCGTGCCCGCCCACCGACCAGTGGTCCATGGTGGGGATGGTGCGCACCAGCCTGAGCCCGGGGTTTTCCCGGTCCACCAGGAAGAGAGTGGGTCCCTCTTCCGCCCGGGCCAGGACGAGGAAAAAGGCCGCCCCCTCTGCCCCGGTGGTGAACCACTTGCGTCCCTCCAAGACAAAGCCCTTGCCCTTACGCCGAGCTGTGGCCTTGAGGAGGGTAGGGTCCGCCCCTGCTCCCATGGGCTCGGTCATGGCGAAGCCGCTCCGAACCTCGCCTGCGGCCAAGGGCACCAGGTAGCGCTCTTTCTGCTTTGGGTTGGCCACCTTGTGCAGGAGGTGCATATTCCCCTCGTCCGGCGCAGCGGCGTTGAGGGCCCGGGGGCCTAGGAGGCTTCTTCCCGCCTCCTCCAGAATTGCCGCAAGCTGAGTCCAAGAAAGCCCCAGGCCGCCCAGCTCCTTGGGCATATGGGGCAGGAAGATCCCCCAAGCCCGTGCCTCCTGCTGAAGCGTTTGGGTGAGGGCCTCGAGGTTAGCCGGTGTTGCCTCCTTCTCCCGAGGGATGACCCGCTCCTCCAGGAAGGCCCGTACCCGTTCCCTCAATGCTTCCGTCTCCTGCCCCAGAGAGAACTCCATCCCGCACCTCCTTCGGGGCGAAGTGTTTGGTGAGGAAGCGGTAGAAGCGGCGGATCATCCGCTCCTGCCGCTCCATGCTGGAGAGCACCTCGCCCGCTTTGCGCCACATGGCCCAAAGATCCTCATCCGACAGGGGGATGTCCTCCCGGCGCCAATCCTGGCGATAAGTCCCGTCGGGATGGAAGACGGCCTTCTTGAGGGCCATTATCTTGCGTATCTCTTCCAAGGTAAAGCCTAACTGGTTGAGGTCTTGGATGTCCTGAACTAGGTAAAGGGCGAACTCGGTGTAAAGTTTCCGACCCCCTTGGGTGAGGGCTCCCGGCTCCAAAAGGCCAAGCTGGGCATAGTGTTGCAGGATGCGCCGCGAAACCCCACTTGCGCGGGCGAGGTCGCTCAGGGTGTATAGCGAAGGCAGCGTTGGGGGCATGGCCGCAGTTTAGCACAACGCACAAGCAAAGTGAACATAAGTGTTCACTCTTGACATCGCTTGTTCAAAACCCTATAGTAGGCGCAAAGCGCGGAGGGAAGAATGGCGGCCTATTGGGAGGCGGAGCTGGAGACCATGCCGCGGCAAGCCCTGGAAGCCTTGCAGCTAGAGCGCCTTCGGTACCAGGTAGAGCGCCTTAGCCGCGAAAGTCCCTTCTTTTGCGAGAAATGGGCTGGGGTTCCCCTGGAAGTCCGCCACCTGGAGGACCTCACCCGCTTTCCTGTGGTCACCAAACAGGAACTTAGGGAGGAGCAGCGCCTCCACCCCCCCTTAGGGCGCTATGTGCTGGCTCCCCGGGCGGCCTGGCGGGAGTACCACCCAAGCAGCGGTACCACCGGCTTCCCGGTGGGCACGGTTTGGAGCGAAAAGGACCTGGAAAACATCACCCAGGTGACGGCAAGGACGCTCTTCGCTTACGGCCTGCGGTTGGGGGACACCTTACTGAATGGGTTTAGCTATGGCCTGTGGGTTGCGGGGATCGCTGTCCACCACGCTGCCCGAGCCCTTGGCCTCTTCGTATTGCCGGTGGGCGCCGGGCAGACGGAACGCCACCTGGAGCTGTTGTCCCGTTTTCGGCCCCAAGCCCTAACCGCCACGCCATCCTTCGGGCTTTTTCTGGCCGAGGTCCTAAAAGAGCGGGGGATAGAGAGCCCCTTGCGCATAGGCGCCTTTGGTGGGGAAGCGGGAACGGAAAACCCCGCTACCCGGAATCGGCTGGAGCAGGGCTTGGGCCTGCGCGCCTATGACTACTACGGCCTGGCAGAGATGGGCCCCACCTTCGCTGGGGAGTGCGAGTTCCAGGCGGGGCTTCACTTCGCCGAAGACCACTACCTGGTGGAGGTGGTGGACCCCGAAACCAAAGAGCCCGTTCCCGAGGGGGAAGTGGGGGTTCTGGTCCTCACCCACCTTACCCGCGAGGCTACCCCCCTGGTGCGCTACTACACCGGGGATTTGGCCCGCATTACCAAAGAGCGCTGCCCTTGCGGCCGCACGCACCTGCGGGCCGTTGGGGGCATCTTGGGCCGGGCGGACGATCTCGTGGTCTACCGGGGGGCCAAGTTTTATCCCAGCCAGGTGGAGGAGGTGGTGCGGCGTTTCCCCGAGCTTTCCAGCGAGTACCGCATAGAGGTCCTCGAGGCGGATGGAGTGGCGAAGGAGGTGACGGTGGTGGTGGAGCTAGCCCGTCCCCTAGACGTGGGTGAGGGGCTTTTGCAGAGGATCCGCCAGCGCCTTAAGGAGGCTTTGGGGGTAACCCCAGGGGTTCGCCTCGAGGCCCCAGGCACCTTGGAGCGCACGGCCTTTAAGGCCAAGCGGGTGGTGAAGCATGCCGGGGCTTGAGGGGCTTCCGGTACTGGTGGTGGGGGCCACACGCGGGATCGGTCTGGCGGTGGCCCAGGAGCTTGCCCGTCGTGGCGCCAAGCTAGGCGTTACGGGGCGAGATCCGGAACGGGTGCGGGGGGTGGCCCAGCGGCTTGGGGCTTGGGGCATGGCGGTGGACGTGCGGGAGCGGGAGAGGGTGGCCGAAGCCGTGGCCCACTTTGCCAAGGACGTGGGGCTTTATGGCCTGGTGTACAACGCTGGCACCAGTCCCGCCTTCACCCGGGCCGATCGTTTGCCCCTAGAGGTCTGGGACGAGGTGCTCGCCGTGAACCTCACCGGGGCCTTTGTGGCGGCACGGGCCTTCGCCGAGGTGCTTTCGGGCCCAGGGAGCCTGGTTCTGGTGGGTTCGGTCCTGGGCTTCCGGGGTGGCGCCCGTCTGGCCGCCTACACCGCCTCCAAGGCGGGGCTTTGGGGGCTCGCCCGCTCGTTGGCCTTGGACTGGGTGGAACGGGGCATTCGGGTGAACTTCGTGGCCCCAGGTTGGACGGAAACGGAGATGACCGAAAGCTTGCGGAGCCATCCCAGGCTCGGGCCCGCTATCCTTCAGGAAATCCCCTTGAGGCGGATGGCCCGCCCTGAGGAGGTGGCGAGGATGGTGGCGTTTCTTTTGGAGCCGGAAAACGCTTACTTGACGGGAGGCGTCTACGCCGTGGATGGCGGCGTGGGAGCGAGGTAGGAGGTGGCCGATGAAGGCGTTACGGTGGCTTCCGGTTTTGGCGTTGGCGGTCGGCTTGGCATGGGCGCAGGGCCAGCAGCCCATCAAGGTAGGGGCGCTTTTTATCCTGAGCGGCAACTTTGCGGGTTACGGTAAGTCGGGCTCACAAGGGGCGCAGTTGGCGGTGGACGAGATCAACGCCCGTGGGGGTGTGCTGGGCCGCCCCTTGCAACTCATCGTGGTGGACGATCAAGGGAACCCGGAGGTGGGGGTAAGGGAGGCCCGCAGGCTGGTCCTTCAGGAGAAGGTGGACGTGCTTTTTGGTATCGACTCGAGCTCGGTTTCCCTGGCGGTGGCGCCCCTCACCGATGAGTACAAGATTCCCTTGGTGGTCACCCATGCGGCGACCCCTACCCTCACGGAGCAGTGCCGGCCCTACGTGTTCCGCACCTCCAACAACGCCCGCATGGACGCCTGGGCGGCTGCGGCTTTGGCGGCCACCTTACCGGTGAAGCGCTGGGCGAACATCGGTCCTGACTACGAGTTTGGCCGGGTTTCCTGGCAAGATTTCATCACGAGGCTGAAGCAACTCCGGCCGGATGTGGAGGTGGTGAGCGAGCAGTGGCCCCGCTTTGGTTCCACGGATTACGCCAGCTTTATCACCGCTCTCATGCGGGCTCGGCCGGAAGGGGTTTTCTCCACCCTTTGGGCGGGGGACATGGTCATCTTTGCGCGCCAAGCCAAGGCCTTTGGCTTCTTCAATCAGGTGCGCTACTTTGTGAACCCCGTGGGAGCGGCCCTGGAGGTCCTTGGGCCCCTGGGTAAGGAAGCTCCGGAAGGCCTTCTGGTTTCCGCGCGCTACTGGTTCCTGTACCCGAACACCGAGCGGAACCGGGCTTTTGTGGAGGCCTACCGAAAGCGCTTCAACGAATACCCCAGCTACAACGCCCAGGAGGCCTATGCCGGGATGCACATGCTTGCCTTGGCCATCCAAAAGGCCCGCTCTACGCAGGCGGAGGCGGTGCGACGCGCTTTTGAGGCCGACGGTGGGCTCACCTATGAGGCCCCCGAAGGGCGCAAGCGCATGCGCCCCGAGGACCACCAGGTGTTCGAGGGACTTGTGTGGGGCTACACCAAGCATAGCCCCGAGTATCCCTTCGCGATTCTGGATCGCATGCGCATCATCCCGGCCACGGACACGGTTTACCCCACGCAGTGCAAGCGGTAGAACATGGATTTGGGCTTCTACCTACTCCAGCTCGTCACCGGCTTAGCCTACGCCAGCACCCTCTTCCTCTTGGCCGTGGGGCTTTCCCTCATCTTTGGGGCCATGGGCATCGTGAACTTCGCCCATGGTTCCTTTTACATGCTTGGGGCGTATTTGCTGTACGCCTTCACCCGGGGCCAGGGGGAAGGCTTTTGGTGGGGGCTTTTGCTGGTGGCGGCGGCGGGGATGGTGATCGGAGCGGTGGTGGAGCGCCTTTTCATCCGGCCCATCTACCGTAGGCCGGAGGAGTACCAGATCCTCCTCACCTATGCCCTTCTTCTGATCCTCGAGGATCTCGTACGCTTTGCTTTTGGCGCCGCCTACCGCTCTTTCCCCTTGCCCCCCACTTTCGCTTCGCCGCTCTTTCTCCTGGGGACTCCCTTTCCCAGCTACTACCTCTTCCTGGTGGGTCTGGCCGCCACGGTGGCCTTGCTTCTATGGCTCTTCCTCCAGCGCACCCGGCTTGGCGTGTGGGTACGGGCGGCCACCCAGGACCGGGAGATGCTGGAGGCCTTGGGGGTCAACGTTCCCTTGCTCTACACCTCGGTGTTCGCTGGGGGTATCGCCCTCGCCGCCTTGGGCGGGGCAGCCCTCCTCCCCCTCCAGGCCGCCACCCCGGGTATGGCGGTGGATGCGGTGATCCAGGCCTTTATCGTGGTGGTGATCGGGGGACTGGGTAGCGTTTGGGGCGCCCTCTTGGGGGCGGTGCTGATGGGGCTTATCCAGGCCTTTGGCATCCTTGTTCTCCCGGAGATGACCATGGTGTTCCCCTTTGCCCTGATGGCCATGGTCCTGCTGCTTCGTCCTTGGGGCCTCTTGGGGCGTCCCCCGGCGGTGCGGACATGAGGCTTCTCCTTCTCTTCGCCTTCCTGGCGGCCTTGGGCCCGGCCCTCTCGGAATACGGACTGAAACTGCTCAGCGAGGCGTTGATCTTGGGCCTTTACGCCATGGCCTTTAACCTCCAGTTTCACCAGGCGGGCCTGCTCTCTTTTGGCCAGGCGGCCTTCTTCGGCGTGGGGGCCTACACCATGGCCCTTTTGGTAAGCCGGGCGGGATGGCCTTTCCTCCCCACTCTGCCCGTTGCCCTTTTGGCCTCAGGCTTAGCGGCTGCCGCTATCGGGTTTTTAAGCCTTCGTCTCACCCGCATCTACTTCACCATGCTTACCTTGGCCTTTGCCCAGTTGCTTTACGCCGTGGTCCACAAGTGGTATGCCTTCACCGGGGGGGATAACGGGATCACGGACCTAAGGCCCCAAGGGGCCTTCGGGGAAAGCCTCCCCTTTTACTACCTGAGCCTTGCGGCCTTCGCCCTAGGGGTGAGCTTCCTGGCCCTTCTGCAACGGTCGCCCTTTGGGTACGCCCTCCGAGGGCTGCGGGACAACCGGGCCCGTGCCGAGGCGGTGGGAATCGGGGGGTTCAGCCACCTCCTCCTGGCCTTTGTGCTCTCGGGCCTCCTATCCGGGTTGGCGGGGGCGCTCCAAGGGGCATTGCAGCGTTCCGTTTTTCCCGAGTACCTCTTCTGGACCCGTTCGGCGGAGGCCATCCTGGCCACCATCCTTGGGGGAAGCGGGGTCTTCCTCGGGCCCGCCGTGGGCGCAGCGGCCTTCCTCTTCCTGCGGGTATGGGTTCAGGCCCAAACGGAGTACTGGCCCTTTTTCCTAGGGGTTATCCTCCTCCTTACCGTGCTCTTCTTCCCCTCGGGGCTTGCCGGGGTGGGGGAGAGGGTGGCCCGGAGGCTTTGGAGGGTGCGTCGTGGCGCTCCTCAAGGTTGACCGGATTTACAAGTCCTTCCAAGGCTTTTTGGCCTTGGGTGGGGTTTCCTTGCAAGTCCAGGAGAGGACCTTTCACGCCCTGGTGGGGCCCAACGGGGCGGGCAAGACCACGCTTTTCAACGTGGTCACTGGGCGCCTGGTGCCGGACCAGGGTAGGGTCTTCTTTCGGGGGGCCGAGATCACGGGCTGGTCCACGCCCAAGGTGGCCAGGCTGGGCATCGCCATTGCCTTCCAAAGGGCGCAACCCTTCGCCTCCATGACGGTGTTGGAGGCGGTGGTCCTGGCCCGCCTGGGGTATACCGGGCAAACCTTTCGCCTCCTCAGGCCCCTTTCTGCTTTTCCTGAGGCCCAGGCCAAGGCGCAGGCGGCCTTGGCCAAGGTGGGCCTCGAGGCGCACGCCATGCGCCGGGTGGCGGAGTTGCCCTTGGGCGACCTCAAACGCCTGGACGTGGCCATGGCCTTGGTGGCCGAACCCGAAATCCTCCTTCTGGACGAGCCCTTGGCCGGACTATCCCGGGCGGAGCGCCGACGCATGGTGGACTTTATCGGGGACTTGTTGCGGCGGGAAGGCGTTACCCTCCTCTTTACCGAGCACGACACGGAGGCGGTGCTGGCCCTGGCGGACCGGGTGACCGTCCTTCACCAGGGGCGGGTGTTGGCGGAAGGAACCCCTGAGGAGATCCGGGGCGATAGCGCGGTGCGCGCTGCCTTTTTGGGAGGAGGCGCATGAGCCTGGTGGTGGAGGGTTTGTGGGCGGGATACGGAGAGATCCCGGTCCTGCACGGCATCAGCTTGCGGGTAGAGGACGGGGAGGTGGTGGCCCTTCTGGGACGGAACGGCGCCGGCAAGACCACCCTGATCAAGGCGATCATGGGCCTGGTGCGGCGCTTCTCTGGACGGGTCCTTTACCGGGGCCAGGACGTTTCCGTTTGGCCCCCTTATAGACGGGCTCAGCTTGGGCTAGGCTACGTTCCCGACGACCGCCGGATCTTCCCGGAACTTTCCGTGAGGGAAAACCTCCTAGTGGCGGCGCGGCCTGGCCCTTGGACCCTTGAACGGGTGTTTGATGTTCTTCCCCGGCTAGCGGAGATCCAAAACCGCCGTGGGGGGCTCCTTTCCGGCGGCGAGCAACAGATGCTCACCATCGCCCGCACCCTATTGACCCATCCTCGACTTCTCCTTCTGGACGAGCCCACGGAGGGCCTTGCTCCCCTCATCGTGGAGGAGATCGCCCGCCTGGTCCTGGCGTTGAAGGCAGAGGGCTTGCCCATCCTGTTGGCGGAGCAAAACCTCCGCTT
The Thermus sp. LT1-2-5 genome window above contains:
- a CDS encoding phenylacetate--CoA ligase, translating into MAAYWEAELETMPRQALEALQLERLRYQVERLSRESPFFCEKWAGVPLEVRHLEDLTRFPVVTKQELREEQRLHPPLGRYVLAPRAAWREYHPSSGTTGFPVGTVWSEKDLENITQVTARTLFAYGLRLGDTLLNGFSYGLWVAGIAVHHAARALGLFVLPVGAGQTERHLELLSRFRPQALTATPSFGLFLAEVLKERGIESPLRIGAFGGEAGTENPATRNRLEQGLGLRAYDYYGLAEMGPTFAGECEFQAGLHFAEDHYLVEVVDPETKEPVPEGEVGVLVLTHLTREATPLVRYYTGDLARITKERCPCGRTHLRAVGGILGRADDLVVYRGAKFYPSQVEEVVRRFPELSSEYRIEVLEADGVAKEVTVVVELARPLDVGEGLLQRIRQRLKEALGVTPGVRLEAPGTLERTAFKAKRVVKHAGA
- a CDS encoding SDR family NAD(P)-dependent oxidoreductase → MPGLEGLPVLVVGATRGIGLAVAQELARRGAKLGVTGRDPERVRGVAQRLGAWGMAVDVRERERVAEAVAHFAKDVGLYGLVYNAGTSPAFTRADRLPLEVWDEVLAVNLTGAFVAARAFAEVLSGPGSLVLVGSVLGFRGGARLAAYTASKAGLWGLARSLALDWVERGIRVNFVAPGWTETEMTESLRSHPRLGPAILQEIPLRRMARPEEVARMVAFLLEPENAYLTGGVYAVDGGVGAR
- a CDS encoding ABC transporter substrate-binding protein translates to MKALRWLPVLALAVGLAWAQGQQPIKVGALFILSGNFAGYGKSGSQGAQLAVDEINARGGVLGRPLQLIVVDDQGNPEVGVREARRLVLQEKVDVLFGIDSSSVSLAVAPLTDEYKIPLVVTHAATPTLTEQCRPYVFRTSNNARMDAWAAAALAATLPVKRWANIGPDYEFGRVSWQDFITRLKQLRPDVEVVSEQWPRFGSTDYASFITALMRARPEGVFSTLWAGDMVIFARQAKAFGFFNQVRYFVNPVGAALEVLGPLGKEAPEGLLVSARYWFLYPNTERNRAFVEAYRKRFNEYPSYNAQEAYAGMHMLALAIQKARSTQAEAVRRAFEADGGLTYEAPEGRKRMRPEDHQVFEGLVWGYTKHSPEYPFAILDRMRIIPATDTVYPTQCKR
- a CDS encoding branched-chain amino acid ABC transporter permease — protein: MRLLLLFAFLAALGPALSEYGLKLLSEALILGLYAMAFNLQFHQAGLLSFGQAAFFGVGAYTMALLVSRAGWPFLPTLPVALLASGLAAAAIGFLSLRLTRIYFTMLTLAFAQLLYAVVHKWYAFTGGDNGITDLRPQGAFGESLPFYYLSLAAFALGVSFLALLQRSPFGYALRGLRDNRARAEAVGIGGFSHLLLAFVLSGLLSGLAGALQGALQRSVFPEYLFWTRSAEAILATILGGSGVFLGPAVGAAAFLFLRVWVQAQTEYWPFFLGVILLLTVLFFPSGLAGVGERVARRLWRVRRGAPQG
- a CDS encoding MerR family transcriptional regulator, with translation MPPTLPSLYTLSDLARASGVSRRILQHYAQLGLLEPGALTQGGRKLYTEFALYLVQDIQDLNQLGFTLEEIRKIMALKKAVFHPDGTYRQDWRREDIPLSDEDLWAMWRKAGEVLSSMERQERMIRRFYRFLTKHFAPKEVRDGVLSGAGDGSIEGTGTGLPGGAGHPSGEGGNTG
- a CDS encoding ABC transporter ATP-binding protein produces the protein MSLVVEGLWAGYGEIPVLHGISLRVEDGEVVALLGRNGAGKTTLIKAIMGLVRRFSGRVLYRGQDVSVWPPYRRAQLGLGYVPDDRRIFPELSVRENLLVAARPGPWTLERVFDVLPRLAEIQNRRGGLLSGGEQQMLTIARTLLTHPRLLLLDEPTEGLAPLIVEEIARLVLALKAEGLPILLAEQNLRFTGKVADRAYVLETGEVRLEGRMEDLVQSDEVVSLLSL
- a CDS encoding acyl-CoA dehydrogenase family protein, with protein sequence MEFSLGQETEALRERVRAFLEERVIPREKEATPANLEALTQTLQQEARAWGIFLPHMPKELGGLGLSWTQLAAILEEAGRSLLGPRALNAAAPDEGNMHLLHKVANPKQKERYLVPLAAGEVRSGFAMTEPMGAGADPTLLKATARRKGKGFVLEGRKWFTTGAEGAAFFLVLARAEEGPTLFLVDRENPGLRLVRTIPTMDHWSVGGHGELVLEGCEVGEDAVLGEVGKGFEYAELRLDPARLTHCMRWLGVGVRATELAQAYALQRDSFGRKLAEHQAVQFMIADSHIELHAARLMVWHAAWKLDRGERIRHEASMAKVFVSEAVSRAVDRAVQITGALGISEDIPLSIFYREVRPFRIYDGPSEVHRASVGKRALYKGLRP
- a CDS encoding branched-chain amino acid ABC transporter permease; translated protein: MDLGFYLLQLVTGLAYASTLFLLAVGLSLIFGAMGIVNFAHGSFYMLGAYLLYAFTRGQGEGFWWGLLLVAAAGMVIGAVVERLFIRPIYRRPEEYQILLTYALLLILEDLVRFAFGAAYRSFPLPPTFASPLFLLGTPFPSYYLFLVGLAATVALLLWLFLQRTRLGVWVRAATQDREMLEALGVNVPLLYTSVFAGGIALAALGGAALLPLQAATPGMAVDAVIQAFIVVVIGGLGSVWGALLGAVLMGLIQAFGILVLPEMTMVFPFALMAMVLLLRPWGLLGRPPAVRT
- a CDS encoding ABC transporter ATP-binding protein, producing MALLKVDRIYKSFQGFLALGGVSLQVQERTFHALVGPNGAGKTTLFNVVTGRLVPDQGRVFFRGAEITGWSTPKVARLGIAIAFQRAQPFASMTVLEAVVLARLGYTGQTFRLLRPLSAFPEAQAKAQAALAKVGLEAHAMRRVAELPLGDLKRLDVAMALVAEPEILLLDEPLAGLSRAERRRMVDFIGDLLRREGVTLLFTEHDTEAVLALADRVTVLHQGRVLAEGTPEEIRGDSAVRAAFLGGGA